One window from the genome of Candidatus Methylomirabilis sp. encodes:
- a CDS encoding threonine/serine dehydratase, with product MRLEGPGRPFTPFPLPPPTLADVYAARRALAEHLAPTPLVRFPGLCRALGCEAYLKLENLQPIGSFKVRGGLYLMSRLGSAEREAGVITASTGNHGQSVAYAANVHGIRAIVAVPREANPLKVEAMRGLGAEVVEIGRDFDEAREWAEAEARTKGYRYVHPANEPDLLAGVGTISLEILEALPQVEAILVPVGGGSGLASHAVVAKALKPAVRLIGVQAERAPAVTLSWRARRVIETPDADTFAEGLQTRVPFLLTLGLILEHAEEMVLVSETEIRRAMVLLLETTRQVAEAAGAAPVAAAVRLREQLAGKTVCLILSGSNVPLDALRRLLHDGAG from the coding sequence ATGAGGCTTGAGGGGCCGGGCCGGCCGTTCACGCCGTTCCCGCTCCCCCCGCCGACGCTTGCCGACGTCTATGCGGCCCGGCGCGCCCTCGCGGAGCACCTGGCTCCGACCCCCCTCGTCCGCTTCCCCGGTCTCTGCCGCGCCCTGGGCTGCGAGGCATACCTGAAGCTTGAAAACCTGCAGCCGATCGGCTCCTTCAAGGTCCGCGGGGGCCTCTACCTGATGTCCCGCCTCGGCTCGGCCGAGCGGGAGGCGGGGGTGATCACCGCCTCCACGGGCAACCACGGTCAGTCGGTCGCGTACGCGGCGAACGTCCACGGCATCCGGGCCATCGTCGCGGTCCCCCGGGAGGCCAACCCCTTGAAGGTGGAGGCCATGCGCGGCCTCGGGGCCGAGGTGGTCGAGATCGGGCGGGACTTTGACGAGGCCCGGGAGTGGGCGGAGGCGGAGGCGCGCACGAAGGGCTACCGGTACGTCCATCCGGCCAACGAGCCGGACCTGCTGGCGGGGGTGGGCACGATCAGCCTGGAGATCCTGGAGGCGCTGCCCCAGGTGGAGGCCATCCTGGTCCCGGTGGGGGGTGGGAGCGGCCTGGCCAGCCACGCGGTCGTGGCCAAGGCCTTGAAGCCCGCGGTCCGGCTCATCGGGGTGCAGGCGGAGCGGGCCCCGGCCGTCACCCTCTCCTGGCGGGCCCGCCGGGTCATCGAGACGCCCGACGCCGACACCTTCGCAGAGGGGCTGCAAACCCGGGTACCGTTCCTCCTGACCCTGGGGCTCATCCTCGAGCACGCCGAGGAAATGGTCCTGGTGAGCGAGACCGAGATCCGCCGGGCGATGGTCCTCCTCCTGGAAACCACCCGGCAGGTGGCGGAGGCAGCCGGGGCGGCACCCGTCGCGGCCGCCGTGCGCCTCCGGGAGCAGCTGGCGGGCAAAACGGTGTGCCTCATCCTGAGCGGGAGCAACGTCCCCCTCGATGCGCTCCGCCGCCTGCTGCACGATGGCGCGGGATAG
- a CDS encoding response regulator, protein MPVLGGSNGPRRGVAMAEMEAGRTGATVLLVDDEPLVLAMMEDFLTVNGLSVLTAHEGSEGLRLARERNPDVIVLDVMMPVMDGYEVCERLKADPRTRGIPVILHTILKGAEVETRGEAAGADFVVHKPMRPLSLFLKTVEAALAKRREPDSAPRPPRP, encoded by the coding sequence ATGCCCGTGCTCGGAGGGAGCAACGGGCCGCGGCGGGGGGTCGCGATGGCGGAGATGGAGGCGGGGCGGACCGGGGCGACGGTCCTCCTGGTGGACGATGAGCCGCTGGTCCTGGCGATGATGGAGGACTTCCTCACCGTCAATGGGCTGAGCGTCCTGACCGCGCACGAGGGGTCCGAAGGGCTCCGGCTGGCCCGGGAACGGAACCCGGACGTCATCGTTCTCGACGTGATGATGCCGGTGATGGATGGCTACGAGGTCTGCGAGAGGCTGAAGGCGGATCCCCGCACCCGGGGCATCCCGGTGATCCTCCACACCATCCTGAAGGGGGCGGAGGTGGAGACCCGGGGGGAAGCGGCTGGGGCGGACTTCGTCGTCCATAAACCGATGCGCCCTCTGTCCCTCTTTCTGAAGACGGTCGAGGCGGCGCTCGCGAAGCGGCGCGAGCCAGATTCGGCCCCCCGTCCTCCCCGGCCCTGA
- a CDS encoding carbon-nitrogen hydrolase family protein encodes MSVPTRGCRAAAIQAAPVFLDREATVEKACRLIGEAAARGAEVVAFPESFLPGFPHWIHLYTPAESARFTARLVAAAVEVGGAATEALGRAARQAGAWVVMGVTEREPGRLGTLYNSLLFLRPDGTLAGVQRKLMPTYAEKLVHAAGDGRGLSVYETPHGPLGGLICGENGNPLARYALTIQGEAIHAAAWPAYPFRVNQASRAGAAIRSRAAAFEGRCFVLAPAGILDARMVEVLCPTEALAKEIVDGGGGAAIYGPGGDVLAGPAPPGEEVILTADLDLSAIVVGKITHDVAGHSQRPDVLQLTVDRRPQVAGRFLDPGPAATPAPGRDLVADLLARLEEVHDEALGRALREVLVRYRDEA; translated from the coding sequence ATGAGCGTGCCCACTCGGGGCTGCCGCGCCGCCGCCATCCAGGCGGCTCCGGTCTTCCTGGACCGGGAGGCCACCGTGGAGAAGGCCTGCCGGCTCATCGGCGAGGCGGCCGCGCGGGGAGCGGAAGTCGTCGCGTTCCCGGAGTCGTTCCTGCCGGGGTTCCCTCACTGGATTCACCTCTACACTCCGGCCGAGAGCGCCCGCTTCACGGCCCGCCTGGTCGCGGCCGCCGTGGAAGTCGGGGGTGCGGCCACGGAGGCGCTGGGGCGGGCGGCGAGGCAGGCAGGCGCCTGGGTCGTGATGGGGGTGACCGAACGGGAGCCGGGGCGACTCGGGACCCTCTACAACAGCTTGCTCTTCCTGCGGCCCGATGGAACGCTCGCCGGCGTCCAACGGAAGTTGATGCCGACCTATGCCGAGAAGCTGGTCCACGCCGCAGGGGACGGCCGCGGCCTCTCTGTCTATGAGACCCCCCACGGACCGCTCGGCGGACTGATCTGCGGCGAGAACGGCAATCCGCTGGCCCGGTACGCGCTGACGATCCAGGGTGAGGCGATCCACGCGGCCGCCTGGCCCGCCTATCCGTTCCGGGTCAACCAGGCCAGCCGGGCAGGAGCCGCGATCCGGAGTCGCGCGGCGGCCTTCGAGGGACGCTGCTTCGTCCTGGCCCCGGCGGGTATCCTGGACGCCCGGATGGTTGAGGTGCTCTGCCCCACGGAGGCGCTCGCGAAGGAGATCGTGGACGGCGGGGGTGGGGCCGCCATCTACGGCCCAGGGGGCGACGTCCTGGCAGGGCCGGCCCCGCCGGGCGAGGAGGTGATCCTGACCGCCGACCTTGACCTGTCCGCGATCGTGGTCGGGAAGATCACCCACGATGTGGCGGGGCACTCCCAGCGTCCTGACGTCCTCCAGCTGACGGTGGACCGCCGGCCCCAGGTGGCGGGTCGCTTTCTGGACCCGGGCCCCGCCGCCACTCCGGCTCCGGGACGGGACCTCGTGGCGGACCTGCTCGCCCGGCTGGAGGAGGTGCACGATGAGGCGCTCGGGCGTGCCCTGCGGGAGGTCCTCGTGAGGTACCGGGATGAGGCTTGA